The window AGTGTAGATAAAGAAGTAGAAAAAGCATTAGGAAAAGATGCTCCTACATTAGATTTGCCTTCGCCTCAAGATGCTCTAGCACAGTTAAAAGCAAAAATGAAAGCTCTTCCTAAAACAACTGATGAGCTGATACAAGAAGCAGAAGATGATGCCATAACTAAAGAAATCAGTGAAAATTCGGAAAGTTCACAGCAAAAGAAAAATATCACTTTTAAAAAAGTAGAACAAAGTACGCCTCCAAAACGTCCACGCTTACGTATTCGAAAAGAAGGCTTTGATGACTAAAAACGAAAGTCTCAAAAATAAAATATAATTACACCAAATTTCTTCTGTCCTATAAATAATGAAAAAACTATTCTTACTACGCCACGCACAAACTGAAGGTTATAGCCTTTCTAATCCAGATTATGAACGCAAACTTACAGAAAGAGGCGTACAAGATGCAATGCAACTGGGGCAACTATTACATCAAAGAGATATTGTGGCAGACAAAATGGTCAGTAGTTCTGCCGTGAGAGCGCAAATGACGGCTCGCTTAATTGCTAATGGAATAAAATATCCACCTTCAGAAATACAAATTGAGGATGAACTCTATCAGTGTTCGGAACGAGATTTATTGCAATTTATCAATCAAATTGATGATACTTCTATCAATAACCTATTTCTAATCAATCATAACCCTGCCGTATCTGCTTTTATGTATTTACTTTCTGAAAAAGATTACGGTTTTTTAAGCCCATGTAGCTTAGTTGTTTTTTCTTTTGATGTAGAAAACTGGACAGAAATTTCACGAGGAAGTGGTAAGGTAGAAGAAATGCGTGTTCCTGAAAATGGTTTTGAAAATGTCAGTTTATAAACTAATCAAATGTAATACGTTTGGCAATACTTCTTCCTAGTGTTATTTCGTCTGTATATTCTAGTTCGCTTCCAATCGGAACACCACGAGCAATTCCACTAACTTTAACACCTTGTTTTCTAAGTTTTTTCGTTAAGTAAAAAGCTGTTGTATCGCCTTCCATCGTCGCATTAAGAGCCAAAATGACTTCCTTTACGCCATTTTGAGTACGCTCTAAAAGAGAATCAATATTCAAATCGGAAGGACTAATTCCCTCAATCGGAGAAATTACACCACCCAAAACGTGATACAACCCGTTGTATTGTGCTGTATTTTCTATTGCCAGTAAGTCTGGAACTTCTTCCACTACACAAATTATACTCTCATCTCTTTTAGGACTTTTACAAATACTACAAATATCTGTATCTGAAATAGTATGGCATTTTTTGCAATAGACTGTTTTTTCTCTCAAAGCTATTAGAGAATTGGTAAGTTCTTGTACATCTTGAAGCTCTTGACTAAGAAGATGCAAAGCTAAGCGAAGAGCTGATTTTTTACCAATTCCAGGCAAACGAGAAATTTCATTAACAGCATCTTCTACCAATTTGGAAGGATAATTCATACAATTTTGTGTTCAGCCTTTTACATATTTTTTAAGCTCAAATAATTAACAAAAATACAAAAAATAACACAGATTTTAAAGGCTAAAAGCTAAAAGAAATAGCAACACATATCCATGAATTAAAATAATTTTAATCAGTATAAATCCTCATTTCATCGAAAAAACAACTATCTACTGATTTTTATAAACAGTAAAAACAAACATAATAAAGTAATTTTGAGTTTTGGCTTTATATTTCACAACCTATTTTTTCATCTCATACCAGTCAATGAATTACGATATTATTTTTACAGGAGGGGGCGCAGCAGCACTAATGTTGCTATACAAAATGTCTAAAAACGAAACATTATCTAAAAAGAATATTTTAGTTATTGATAAAGAAAAAAAAGACACTAACAACAGAACCTGGTCTTTTTGGACAAACCAAAAAACTGATTTTGATATCATAGTACATAAAGAATGGGAAAAGGTTCGCTTCCTTGCTCCACAAATTGATAAGACAGACCGCTTAACATCATTGAAATACAAAATGATTCGTGGTATTGATTTTTATAATTTTGTTAATGCAAAACTTTCTGAATTTGAAAATATAGAGTTTCTACAAGCAGAAGTAAATGAAGTAAAATCTATTTCAGAAAATGAAGCCGAAGTTAGTCTCACAGAAGAATTTGGGAATAAAATATTTAGGTCAGAGTATGTTTTTGATTCTCGTTTTCTAAAGGAAGATATTCCACCTAAAAGCAATGATTATCATTCGCTGCTACAACATTTTTTAGGATACACCATCGAAACTGATGAGCCAGTCTTTGATTCGGAAACTGTACAGCTTTTTGATATGCGTTTGCCACAGCGCAACGCTGTTGAATTTGTTTATATCTTGCCATTTTCCCCTACAAAAGCATTGGTGGAATATACATTGTTCTCCGACGAACTTTTGAGAAATAAAGAACTTTATAAAGTACGGCTTGAAAGTTATATTGCGACAAAACTTGGTGTAGAGAATTACAAGATTGAAGAAGAAGAAGAATACGGTGTAATTCCGATGAGCGATTATAAGTTTGAGCAACCAAAAGCTAAAAATATCATTTATCTTGGAACAAAAGCAGGCAGAGCCAAGCCAAGTACAGGCTATGCTTTTCTAAGAATGTACAGAGATGCAAAATGTAGAATAGAGGCATTTCAAAAAACAGGTAATTTTCATTATAATGAAAAATTCAATAAGCAATTTGAAACCTATGATTCTATGATTCTGAATATTATGGAACGAGACCCAGCAGATATTCAACGTATTTTTACAGATATGTTTCGAAACAACTCTATTGAACAAGTTTTGCTTTTCTTAGATGAGCAAACCAATTTCTTATCCGACTTGAAGATTATGGCATCTGTTCCTCCTATGCCTTTTCTTACTTCTATCAAAAATTTAGTAACAGGTAGAAAAGGACAACGACTGCATCAAAGATTAGGAAATGTAGCGATGGTTAAGGTTTAATACAGTAACCAAGCTACTAAAAAAGGTAGATAATCTTTCAACTCTACTCTCAATATTTTGAGAGCTTTACCCATTTGATTTTCTACAGTTTTGATAGAAATACCTAATGTATCGGCTACTTCTTGATAGCTCATATCTTCAAATCGATTGAGCATAAAGACTTCCTTACAGCGTGGTGGCAGTGCTTCTAAAGCAGTTTCTATATGATTGGATAACTCTTCAGTACGAATATTTTCATCACTTTGGTTAGTATCAACGGCTAAGTGTTGATAGATAGGCTCATCAATATCAAGAGCATTGTCGGAGGTAGGGCGTTTCTTACGAAGGTAATCTATTCCTGCATTGGCTGCCGAGCGCTTGAGATAGGCTGCAACAGAAGTAGTGATGTTGAGCTGGTCTTTTTTTTTCCAAAAATTAAAAAATACGTCTTGCACAATGTCTTCTGCAATGGCTTCATCTTTTACCATTCTAAAAACAGTTCGGCACATAGAAGCATAATGCAACTTAAAAAGTTGTTCTATATCTTCTATTACAATTTTTTTAGCCTCAGACATAATATTGGACAGTGTTTTTATCTACAACTTTTTGCCATTAGTCTTCTTCTCTTTGGTCTTCTCGCTGCAATACTCTAACTTTCACTTTTTTTACTCGTTTTCTATCAGCCGATTCTATAATAAATTCGAAAGGAGCAAACTCTTTGCTCTCTCCTCGCATTGGCATCTTCGAAAAAAGCTCTAGCATAAGCCCTCCAAGCGATTCACTTTCCCCTTTTACGCTATCAAAATGACTGGCATGTAATTCAAACTCTTTTACAAAATCACTTAACAGCGTCTTTCCTTCAAAAACATACTCATCTTCTGCCGTTCGGACAAACAAACGTTCCTCCTCATCATCAAACTCGTCGTTTATTTCTCCAACAATTTCTTCAATAACATCTTCTAAAGTAACCAATCCAGAAGTTCCTCCATATTCATCTACCACAATAGCCATGTGGATATGTCTGGTTTGAAAATTTTGGAAAAGGTCGTCTATCTTTTTTGTTTCGGGAACATAAAACACATTTTCTCTGATAAGTTGTTGCCATTCGAAGTCATTCCCTTTTTTAAGGTGTGCCAACAAGTCTTTAGCATAAAGCAGTCCGACAATATCATCTACTTTTTCTTTATAAATCGGAATTCTTGAATAACCACTTTCCTTTATAGTTTCTAAGAGTTCGTTGTACGAAGTAGAATATTCTATGGCTGTAATGGAAGTACGAGAAGTCATGATTTGCTTGGCATTGATTTGCCCAAAGTTGATAACTCCTCTCAAAATTTGCCTAGCTTCTTTTGCAGCCTCATTGTTGGTGGTAAGTTCTAAGGCTTTGTTGAGTTGCTCTACCGAAACAGGGTCGTGGTTTCGTCCTTGCTTGACACTCTTTTCAAGTCTTTCTCCCATAAAAGCTAATATCCAAGCTGCAGGCTGTAAAACCGCAGTTGCAAATGCCATTGGACGAGCCACACTCCTAGAAAATAAAAGCGCACGCTGACGAGCAATTACCTTTGGCACAACCTCACCAAAAAATACAATTCCAGCTGTAACAACTGCCGTTAGGATAACCACTACAAGTCCTTCTTCCTCACGCCCAAAAATCTGCCACATCATATAAGTAGAAATAATTACTATCGCTACATTGACAAGATTGTTGAGGAGTAAAATAGTAGCTAAAAGCAGTTTTTGTTTGCTCAAAAGCTCTAATAGTTTTTTATCCACGAGTTTTTTACTCTCCTTACATTCTTCTATTTGCTGATTGGTAAGCGAAAAAAACGCTACTTCCGAGCCTGAAATCAGTCCCGAAAGCAGCAATAGAATGAGAATAAAAAAGAGTTCGAAGGCATACATTGCCAAACTAGATGCCTGAATGCCATTTATTTGCAAAAGAATATCTAGACTTTGAAAACTATCTACAATAGTGGTAAAGTTCCAACTAAAACTGTCGCTCTCGTTCAAGGTAATAAAAAATTAAGTTTTAGATTAGAAAGGCAAATCATCTTCTGGGTTGGAAGAACCACTCAAATCTTGAGCTACTTCTGTCTTTGGTGTAGAAGAAGTTGTAGAAGCATTTGAGCCTCCAGCGTAAGGGTCTTGTGTTGGCATCGGAACACCTCCATTGTAGTTGCCATCACCTACTTTTGCTGTAAATTGTATGTCATTTGCTACTACTTCGGTTACATATTTTTTTACTCCGTCTTGCTCCCACGAACGAGTCGCTAGTTTACCTTCAATATAAATTTTATCTCCTTTTTTAAGCCTTTCAGCTTTTTCTGCGTGCCAACGCCATAACACTACACGATGCCATTCTGTGCGTTCTTGCCACTCTCCTGACTGGTCTTTATAATTTTCACTTGTAGCAATAGAAATTGTCGCTACCTTGCTTCCGTTTTCTAAAGTACGAACTTCTGGGTCTTGCCCAAGATTTCCTAATAAGATTACTTTATTTACTCCTGCCATATTTTAATAAAATTATTTTATAAAAGTGAAATGTAAAATTGGTTTGATTTACTTCGTCTTTAGAAAATTTGTTTGCAAAATTGGTGTTTTAAAAATAGAGAATAGTAACACAAAAATACAAAAAAAATCACAGATTTAGAAAAGATGCTGCTCCAAATAGTCAAGATATTTACTA is drawn from Bernardetia sp. and contains these coding sequences:
- the gldE gene encoding gliding motility-associated protein GldE translates to MNESDSFSWNFTTIVDSFQSLDILLQINGIQASSLAMYAFELFFILILLLLSGLISGSEVAFFSLTNQQIEECKESKKLVDKKLLELLSKQKLLLATILLLNNLVNVAIVIISTYMMWQIFGREEEGLVVVILTAVVTAGIVFFGEVVPKVIARQRALLFSRSVARPMAFATAVLQPAAWILAFMGERLEKSVKQGRNHDPVSVEQLNKALELTTNNEAAKEARQILRGVINFGQINAKQIMTSRTSITAIEYSTSYNELLETIKESGYSRIPIYKEKVDDIVGLLYAKDLLAHLKKGNDFEWQQLIRENVFYVPETKKIDDLFQNFQTRHIHMAIVVDEYGGTSGLVTLEDVIEEIVGEINDEFDDEEERLFVRTAEDEYVFEGKTLLSDFVKEFELHASHFDSVKGESESLGGLMLELFSKMPMRGESKEFAPFEFIIESADRKRVKKVKVRVLQREDQREED
- a CDS encoding lycopene cyclase family protein; translated protein: MNYDIIFTGGGAAALMLLYKMSKNETLSKKNILVIDKEKKDTNNRTWSFWTNQKTDFDIIVHKEWEKVRFLAPQIDKTDRLTSLKYKMIRGIDFYNFVNAKLSEFENIEFLQAEVNEVKSISENEAEVSLTEEFGNKIFRSEYVFDSRFLKEDIPPKSNDYHSLLQHFLGYTIETDEPVFDSETVQLFDMRLPQRNAVEFVYILPFSPTKALVEYTLFSDELLRNKELYKVRLESYIATKLGVENYKIEEEEEYGVIPMSDYKFEQPKAKNIIYLGTKAGRAKPSTGYAFLRMYRDAKCRIEAFQKTGNFHYNEKFNKQFETYDSMILNIMERDPADIQRIFTDMFRNNSIEQVLLFLDEQTNFLSDLKIMASVPPMPFLTSIKNLVTGRKGQRLHQRLGNVAMVKV
- the recR gene encoding recombination mediator RecR translates to MNYPSKLVEDAVNEISRLPGIGKKSALRLALHLLSQELQDVQELTNSLIALREKTVYCKKCHTISDTDICSICKSPKRDESIICVVEEVPDLLAIENTAQYNGLYHVLGGVISPIEGISPSDLNIDSLLERTQNGVKEVILALNATMEGDTTAFYLTKKLRKQGVKVSGIARGVPIGSELEYTDEITLGRSIAKRITFD
- a CDS encoding SixA phosphatase family protein; its protein translation is MKKLFLLRHAQTEGYSLSNPDYERKLTERGVQDAMQLGQLLHQRDIVADKMVSSSAVRAQMTARLIANGIKYPPSEIQIEDELYQCSERDLLQFINQIDDTSINNLFLINHNPAVSAFMYLLSEKDYGFLSPCSLVVFSFDVENWTEISRGSGKVEEMRVPENGFENVSL
- a CDS encoding RNA polymerase sigma-70 factor, which produces MSEAKKIVIEDIEQLFKLHYASMCRTVFRMVKDEAIAEDIVQDVFFNFWKKKDQLNITTSVAAYLKRSAANAGIDYLRKKRPTSDNALDIDEPIYQHLAVDTNQSDENIRTEELSNHIETALEALPPRCKEVFMLNRFEDMSYQEVADTLGISIKTVENQMGKALKILRVELKDYLPFLVAWLLY
- a CDS encoding single-stranded DNA-binding protein; the encoded protein is MAGVNKVILLGNLGQDPEVRTLENGSKVATISIATSENYKDQSGEWQERTEWHRVVLWRWHAEKAERLKKGDKIYIEGKLATRSWEQDGVKKYVTEVVANDIQFTAKVGDGNYNGGVPMPTQDPYAGGSNASTTSSTPKTEVAQDLSGSSNPEDDLPF